GGACACGGATTGCCCGGCGCCGGGACCGCCGGATCGGGCCAAACGCCCGTCGTTTTCGGCCAGCCGGCCGGCGTATTCAGCTCGTTTCCAATCTCCGGAAGTGATCGACCAGAAGATCAACAAAAGCCCGGACCTTCGGGCTCGTCAAATGCCGCGCCGGGTGCAGGGCCCAGGCTTCGAGGTCGCGATTGGGGACAGTGCCCCAGATTTTCAGCCGTCCTTCCGCCACGTCCTTCTGGATCAGCCAAGCGGGAAGCAGCGCCGCGCCGGCGCCGGCAAGAACCGCCTCGTGGACCAGCATCATCGATGAGCACCGCAAGATCACTTTCGGGATCACCGTGAGTTCTCCCACGGGGCCGAGGACGGTCCAGGCGGATTGGCTGCCCGTCGCCGAAAGAGCCACCGCGTCGATGCGCTCATCCGCGTGTCGCGGCAGGGGCATGCTTGGCGGGCTCGCCAGCACGCTTTGGCTGCGCAGGAACCGCCGCCCGACGAGGTTGCTGTCCGGCAGGGGATTTGCCCGGACCACCACGTCATAGCCTTCGCTCACTGGATCGATGAAGCGATCGTCGATGTCTATTTCCAACTCGACAGCCGGGTAGGTCCGCGCGAAGCGAGCGACGATTTCTCCC
This Aliidongia dinghuensis DNA region includes the following protein-coding sequences:
- a CDS encoding LysR family transcriptional regulator, which encodes MEHTDLDALVHFIAVAREGGVNAAARETGTPKATLSRRLRELEAHLGTSLLERSGAGTQLTEDGRSLFDRAAPLLADLDALWTDMSARSGLVRGRLRVSIPALAARYGMGEIVARFARTYPAVELEIDIDDRFIDPVSEGYDVVVRANPLPDSNLVGRRFLRSQSVLASPPSMPLPRHADERIDAVALSATGSQSAWTVLGPVGELTVIPKVILRCSSMMLVHEAVLAGAGAALLPAWLIQKDVAEGRLKIWGTVPNRDLEAWALHPARHLTSPKVRAFVDLLVDHFRRLETS